A stretch of the Streptosporangium sp. NBC_01755 genome encodes the following:
- a CDS encoding phosphorylase family protein, producing the protein MTGLLICTALAVEARAVRSGLSVEDVKVIRTGMGPRRAAGAAARLPSAGALAVTGFCGALDEGLRPGDVLVASEVRFGGRTVPCPSAWPLAEELARAGLSARTGPLVTSDHIVTGAERRGLAAEGASAVDMETGPLAGAVPGLPFAALRVVADVAGAALSRPATIRGGIVAYRTLCRLGPFLARWAAAISAALPEESVPFHHPRRCNPDADTDPPESSHRRLHPPPEASRAGEVPASGGA; encoded by the coding sequence GTGACCGGCCTGCTGATCTGCACCGCCCTGGCCGTCGAGGCGCGGGCCGTACGGAGCGGCCTCTCGGTCGAGGACGTGAAGGTGATCCGGACCGGGATGGGCCCGCGCCGCGCCGCGGGCGCGGCGGCTCGGCTCCCGTCCGCGGGCGCGCTGGCGGTGACCGGTTTCTGCGGGGCCCTCGACGAGGGCCTGCGCCCGGGTGACGTGCTGGTGGCGAGCGAGGTCCGCTTCGGGGGCCGGACGGTGCCCTGTCCCTCGGCATGGCCGCTGGCCGAAGAGCTGGCGCGGGCCGGCCTGTCCGCGCGTACCGGACCGCTGGTCACCTCCGATCACATCGTGACGGGGGCCGAACGCCGCGGGCTCGCCGCCGAGGGGGCGTCGGCCGTCGACATGGAGACCGGGCCGCTGGCGGGTGCGGTACCCGGCCTGCCGTTCGCCGCTCTGCGCGTCGTCGCCGACGTCGCCGGTGCCGCGCTGTCGCGGCCGGCCACGATACGCGGCGGCATCGTGGCATACCGCACACTGTGCCGGCTCGGTCCGTTCCTGGCGCGCTGGGCCGCCGCGATCTCAGCCGCTCTCCCCGAGGAGTCCGTCCCGTTCCATCACCCAAGGAGATGCAACCCAGATGCCGACACCGATCCGCCAGAGTCTTCGCATCGGCGGCTACATCCTCCGCCAGAGGCTTCGCGGGCGGGTGAAGTTCCCGCTTCTGGTGGAGCTTGA